One Leptospira bouyouniensis DNA window includes the following coding sequences:
- a CDS encoding motility associated factor glycosyltransferase family protein — protein sequence MSQMIDPISSEIFERKPYLQNYFKNFQSEYRWELLPAKKTGEYYVSLDGNPLSSSFSPLTQATRLVDSYSLKPTDVVILLGLGNPHLISLVSEALAPGQILIIIGEDETLIPVMWDQFLKPVLQVPGRHLFSGEMFYPLFFNYLESLPIERVSGLKVIRNPTDTNRNPIYKELEEKTQNVFSAKMSDLLTKFEFERLWIKNSIFNLVHAEKKPPVKKPISLLRDKFQGLTAVLVSAGPSLRKNLSWLQDVRDKVFVFSCDTSLKVLIKAGIRADGVVTLDAQTNSFFHFMGESLEKIPLFADLVSSPTLLREPMFQTVVHSVTAKYQVDAEGSLVREVTAGGELAEQVFADIGDIQSGGSVATTAFDMLRFMGFGTIYFLGQDLAYSGREIHSTGTHHNEKWLTQVNRKNSLERTNEVIIRKRETRFVPSASGKTVLTDYVLDLYRHWFEESATSVKEMTLWNVNEDGAEINGIPSLTPAAAKEKLNSVPNHNYPWRELSIWSEKISNINNPKKEKKTTDKVDALIQNGSERLFYKIKTDLDFMESKLKEFEVNLDGINESNSSSPSFQESEIWLWMQSESYLRRLVRKTEIYLLRHKDLDTKRKNQIMFQSIRKEIRYLKRSLYPMMDAFPEKG from the coding sequence ATGTCCCAAATGATCGATCCGATTTCCAGTGAAATTTTTGAACGGAAGCCCTACTTACAAAATTATTTCAAAAACTTCCAATCGGAATATCGATGGGAACTGTTACCGGCAAAGAAAACTGGGGAATATTATGTCTCATTAGATGGGAATCCTCTCTCCTCCTCCTTCTCTCCACTAACACAGGCTACTCGACTTGTCGATTCGTATTCATTAAAACCAACCGATGTTGTGATCCTACTCGGTTTAGGTAATCCTCATTTAATTTCACTAGTAAGTGAGGCACTGGCTCCAGGACAAATTCTAATCATCATCGGAGAAGACGAAACACTAATTCCTGTTATGTGGGATCAATTTTTAAAACCCGTCTTACAAGTTCCTGGCCGCCATCTTTTTAGTGGCGAAATGTTTTATCCTTTATTTTTTAATTATTTAGAATCGCTTCCCATCGAAAGGGTGAGTGGACTAAAGGTCATACGGAATCCTACAGATACAAATAGAAACCCGATCTACAAAGAATTAGAAGAAAAAACACAAAATGTATTTTCAGCGAAGATGAGTGATTTACTCACAAAGTTTGAATTTGAAAGGTTATGGATTAAAAATAGTATTTTTAACCTAGTCCATGCGGAAAAAAAACCACCGGTAAAGAAACCCATTTCCCTGTTACGGGACAAATTCCAAGGACTTACCGCCGTTCTTGTGTCAGCTGGTCCAAGTTTACGTAAAAACCTTTCTTGGTTACAGGATGTTCGCGATAAGGTATTTGTTTTTTCCTGTGATACTTCTTTGAAAGTTCTTATCAAAGCAGGGATCAGAGCGGATGGTGTGGTGACTTTAGATGCCCAAACCAATTCCTTTTTCCATTTTATGGGTGAGTCATTGGAAAAAATCCCACTCTTTGCAGACCTTGTTAGCTCCCCCACACTTCTGCGTGAACCAATGTTCCAAACTGTTGTGCACTCGGTCACGGCCAAATACCAAGTGGATGCAGAAGGCTCACTAGTTCGGGAAGTGACTGCTGGAGGAGAACTCGCCGAACAAGTATTTGCTGATATTGGTGACATCCAATCTGGTGGATCTGTGGCAACCACTGCCTTTGATATGTTACGGTTTATGGGTTTTGGAACGATTTATTTTCTTGGCCAAGACTTAGCCTATTCAGGGAGGGAGATTCATTCCACAGGGACCCATCACAATGAAAAATGGCTAACCCAAGTGAACCGAAAAAATAGCCTCGAACGTACAAATGAAGTGATCATTCGCAAACGGGAAACTCGGTTTGTTCCATCTGCAAGTGGCAAAACAGTGTTAACCGACTATGTACTCGATTTATACAGGCACTGGTTTGAAGAGTCAGCGACGAGTGTGAAAGAAATGACTCTTTGGAATGTGAACGAGGATGGAGCAGAAATCAATGGTATCCCTTCCCTAACACCGGCTGCCGCCAAAGAGAAATTAAACTCAGTCCCAAACCACAACTACCCATGGCGAGAGTTATCCATTTGGTCTGAAAAAATCTCAAACATAAACAATCCAAAAAAAGAAAAAAAGACAACTGATAAAGTAGACGCACTCATCCAAAATGGGAGCGAAAGGTTATTCTATAAAATCAAAACAGATTTAGATTTTATGGAATCAAAGCTAAAAGAATTTGAAGTGAATTTGGATGGAATCAATGAATCGAATTCAAGTTCCCCATCTTTCCAAGAATCTGAGATTTGGCTTTGGATGCAAAGTGAATCGTATTTACGAAGGCTCGTCCGAAAAACCGAAATTTATTTATTACGCCATAAGGACTTAGATACAAAACGAAAAAACCAAATTATGTTTCAATCTATCCGAAAAGAAATCCGTTATTTAAAACGTAGCCTTTATCCAATGATGGATGCATTCCCTGAAAAAGGGTGA
- a CDS encoding chromosome segregation SMC family protein, with product MHLKSLNIVGFKTFADETEINFDPGFTAVVGPNGSGKSNIVDSVKWVFGEKSAKGLRGEKMDDVIFHGTESRRAAGFSEVSILFDNDDRFFNIDYPSVKITRRLYPDGENEYYLNDIRTTRKDIEKTLLDTGIGKSSYSILEQGRVDQILNSKPEERRAIFEEAAGVSRFKLDRKEATKKLEDTNQNLLRIHDIMSSMQKDLEVKEKQSEKAEQYFKLKSDLDESDKNLRYLKLRDFKRRMKKSDEELLEIREKNKSILSLIQNETNLISEKETTKEAKEREIAEIDKKLFDHLSKSQIQKEKIAKNKTFIQEYELRIGEILSSLELENQATIKLEVEKKAIELENERQREIQTTLQDEITELESKRVSLELSIKEEEKSIEEKEVRIGENEKRHITLREKQKTVILELIQELENKKRESKEGEEIRNQNKNELVSLAEGFQTKLQTALSLLENSKLIETKESLKEIRMDVYSEKLIAFLKKEDDFRNLLFDKDGILSKKESIDQEIEDIILENENLTRGIRDNQSNIILHRNHWEETRNHIVELEKKLLESNSRLENQQKDIVVLEERIGEIQLRINGAKEQEAVIREKKETLEKEVEFLEKEIEEAYQEFLSMSRILESEKETLQTLVEEISGIKSNISKNQEVFQNLLPLLSEKERTSSALKVQIDSLVEELYNDYSLTDSELETERGGLELDQKAEERRLRSAKSEIQLLGSINPLAIEEYRNIKEIYEHNQKQKQDIESSKKDIEEVLKRINEESEKLFQMTFEKIKENFQETFSTLFNGGRATLELTEKEDSLNSGVEIMAEPPGKHVQNLRLLSGGEKSLTAIALLFAIYMVKPSPFCFLDEIDAALDEANKLRFCQILDRFKDKTQFIVVSHAQSTISRANAIFGVTNEEPGISKILSLRLDEAKSFSKQISQKTGTEN from the coding sequence ATGCATTTAAAAAGCCTAAACATTGTTGGATTCAAAACATTTGCAGATGAGACCGAGATCAATTTTGATCCAGGATTTACCGCAGTCGTCGGACCTAATGGTTCCGGAAAATCAAATATTGTCGATTCCGTAAAATGGGTTTTTGGTGAAAAAAGTGCCAAGGGACTCCGTGGGGAAAAGATGGACGATGTCATTTTCCATGGAACAGAGAGTAGGCGAGCTGCTGGATTTTCGGAAGTATCCATTTTATTTGATAATGATGACCGTTTTTTCAATATTGATTACCCTTCAGTTAAAATCACTCGTAGGCTTTACCCTGATGGCGAAAATGAATATTACTTAAATGATATCCGCACCACAAGAAAGGACATCGAAAAAACCTTACTCGATACAGGGATTGGTAAATCCAGTTATAGCATTTTGGAACAAGGACGAGTGGACCAAATCCTTAATTCCAAACCTGAAGAAAGAAGAGCCATCTTTGAAGAAGCAGCCGGTGTCAGTCGATTCAAACTCGACCGCAAAGAAGCCACAAAAAAACTAGAAGATACAAACCAAAACCTACTCCGTATCCATGACATCATGAGTTCCATGCAAAAGGATTTGGAAGTCAAAGAAAAACAATCCGAAAAAGCAGAACAGTATTTTAAACTCAAATCTGATTTAGATGAATCGGATAAAAACTTACGTTACCTTAAGTTAAGAGATTTTAAACGTAGGATGAAAAAATCGGATGAAGAACTACTCGAGATCCGAGAAAAAAACAAATCCATTTTATCTCTTATCCAAAACGAAACCAACTTGATTTCCGAAAAGGAAACGACTAAGGAAGCAAAAGAAAGAGAGATTGCAGAGATTGATAAAAAACTATTTGATCATCTTTCCAAAAGCCAAATCCAAAAAGAAAAAATTGCCAAAAACAAAACCTTTATCCAGGAATATGAGTTACGCATTGGAGAAATCCTTTCTTCCTTAGAATTGGAAAACCAGGCCACAATCAAACTCGAAGTAGAAAAAAAAGCAATCGAACTTGAAAACGAACGCCAAAGGGAAATCCAAACCACCCTCCAAGACGAAATCACAGAATTAGAATCCAAACGTGTTTCCTTGGAACTATCCATCAAAGAAGAAGAAAAATCCATTGAGGAAAAAGAAGTTCGCATCGGGGAAAATGAAAAACGCCATATCACCCTTCGCGAAAAACAAAAAACTGTCATTCTCGAACTCATCCAAGAGTTAGAGAATAAAAAAAGAGAATCCAAAGAAGGGGAAGAAATCCGAAACCAAAATAAAAATGAACTTGTTTCCCTGGCAGAAGGTTTCCAAACCAAGTTACAAACTGCACTTTCTCTATTAGAAAATTCCAAACTGATAGAAACAAAGGAATCGCTGAAAGAAATCCGAATGGATGTGTATTCCGAAAAACTCATCGCATTTTTGAAAAAGGAAGATGACTTCCGCAATTTACTCTTTGATAAAGATGGAATTTTATCTAAAAAAGAATCCATCGACCAAGAGATTGAGGACATCATCCTGGAAAACGAAAACCTAACTCGTGGGATTCGGGACAACCAAAGTAATATCATCCTTCACAGAAACCATTGGGAAGAGACTCGCAATCATATCGTTGAGTTAGAGAAAAAACTCCTCGAATCCAATTCTCGATTAGAAAACCAACAAAAAGACATTGTTGTTTTGGAAGAACGTATTGGTGAGATCCAATTGCGTATCAATGGAGCTAAAGAACAAGAAGCAGTCATTCGTGAGAAAAAAGAAACATTGGAAAAGGAAGTAGAGTTTCTTGAAAAAGAAATCGAAGAAGCTTACCAAGAATTCCTATCCATGAGTCGCATTTTGGAATCAGAAAAAGAAACCTTACAAACTTTGGTTGAAGAGATTTCCGGTATCAAATCGAATATTTCTAAAAACCAAGAGGTGTTCCAAAACCTTTTGCCTTTACTTTCAGAAAAAGAAAGAACCAGTTCCGCTCTAAAAGTACAAATAGATTCCCTTGTGGAAGAGTTGTATAATGATTATTCCTTAACGGATTCAGAACTCGAAACAGAACGTGGGGGATTAGAGCTCGACCAAAAAGCAGAAGAAAGACGATTACGGTCTGCAAAGTCAGAGATCCAACTCTTAGGTTCCATCAATCCACTTGCGATTGAAGAGTATCGTAACATCAAAGAAATTTACGAACACAACCAAAAACAAAAACAAGACATCGAAAGTTCCAAAAAGGATATCGAAGAAGTTTTAAAACGAATCAATGAAGAGTCAGAAAAACTTTTCCAAATGACCTTTGAAAAGATCAAAGAGAACTTCCAAGAGACGTTTTCTACCTTATTCAATGGGGGTCGTGCCACTCTAGAATTGACTGAAAAAGAAGACTCATTGAACTCGGGTGTAGAAATTATGGCGGAACCTCCAGGCAAACATGTTCAAAACTTACGTTTGTTATCTGGTGGGGAAAAGTCACTCACTGCGATTGCCCTGCTGTTTGCGATTTATATGGTGAAACCTAGTCCATTTTGTTTCTTAGATGAAATTGATGCAGCCCTTGATGAAGCAAACAAACTTCGGTTTTGTCAAATTTTGGACAGGTTCAAAGACAAAACCCAGTTTATTGTTGTTTCACACGCGCAGTCAACTATCTCGAGAGCCAATGCGATCTTTGGTGTCACAAACGAGGAGCCAGGGATATCGAAAATCCTTTCCTTACGACTCGATGAAGCAAAATCGTTCTCTAAACAGATTTCACAAAAGACTGGAACAGAAAATTAA
- a CDS encoding PP2C family protein-serine/threonine phosphatase produces the protein MSSRKPDFGHYQHLESFIHLSKDAIWCYELDVPMPISLSKEEQMEYIWNHSVVKECNLAMVKLYGFQNLEDVSGKFVKDIVTLESVYLLRKFIENSYLLEDFEYKQQNSILPKVFLLNTHGQVVDGHLIRIWGQQIEISNIRESETKLSGLLQFSQIVTEISKMFVHTKAEFVSDAIQFALEELGKYAKADRVFVAEISSDKQFLSVSHEWLLDGIPSLFEVGTKLPIAKMNPERLGVLAGDGLIYIPDTTALHDEPWHLQLFKSAEVRSILVIGLRDEGNLIGILGVTTYQDLGDWTDETKQMLGLVAGFVSQGLVRAKNEIKLMKKEKILQRFYSDVKEDMALAKMTQEAWVAKDFGQIPNLRMESRFLPYDDIGGDLILYEKPKPNCIDIFFGDISGHGISSALVSGIAAVSFKKHSYLESSPAAILEAMHLELKTIIFKHHISACVMRIFPLERRIEFSFAGHPPVVFWNENERVMKFVKDEMYPILLLEDWKGKNIEKTFAPGDRLLLYSDGIYELEEEAGGYIGLDVFLQELSEMISVSDDTDSLVKKMIANCLVEKDRIIHDDIAVLFLEF, from the coding sequence ATGAGCTCTCGTAAACCTGACTTCGGTCACTACCAGCACTTGGAGAGTTTTATCCATTTGTCTAAGGATGCCATCTGGTGTTATGAATTGGATGTTCCCATGCCCATCTCTCTTTCCAAAGAAGAACAAATGGAATACATTTGGAATCACTCAGTCGTCAAAGAATGTAATTTGGCGATGGTCAAGTTATATGGCTTCCAAAATTTGGAAGACGTCAGCGGAAAGTTTGTAAAAGACATTGTTACGTTAGAAAGTGTATACCTCTTACGGAAATTCATCGAAAATTCCTACCTATTAGAAGATTTTGAATACAAACAACAGAATTCTATTCTTCCAAAAGTGTTTCTCCTAAATACTCATGGTCAGGTTGTTGACGGCCATCTGATTCGCATTTGGGGTCAACAAATTGAAATCTCAAATATCAGAGAGTCAGAGACAAAACTTTCTGGGTTACTCCAGTTTTCCCAAATTGTGACAGAGATCTCAAAAATGTTTGTCCATACGAAAGCAGAATTTGTATCAGATGCAATTCAGTTTGCGTTAGAAGAATTGGGAAAATACGCAAAAGCAGATAGGGTTTTTGTTGCTGAGATTTCTTCAGATAAACAATTTTTGTCAGTGAGTCATGAATGGTTGTTAGATGGAATTCCTTCATTATTTGAAGTCGGAACAAAACTTCCCATTGCCAAAATGAATCCCGAACGATTGGGAGTTCTTGCAGGAGATGGTCTGATTTATATACCCGACACAACTGCATTACATGATGAACCTTGGCACTTACAACTTTTCAAATCGGCAGAAGTTCGTTCCATTCTTGTGATTGGACTTCGAGATGAAGGGAATTTAATTGGAATTCTCGGTGTGACTACCTATCAAGATTTAGGTGATTGGACAGATGAAACTAAGCAAATGTTAGGTCTTGTCGCTGGTTTTGTTTCCCAAGGTTTAGTACGTGCCAAAAATGAAATCAAACTAATGAAAAAGGAAAAAATCTTACAAAGATTTTATTCCGATGTAAAAGAAGATATGGCGCTTGCTAAAATGACACAAGAAGCATGGGTCGCAAAAGATTTTGGTCAAATACCAAATCTAAGAATGGAATCTCGTTTTTTACCGTATGATGATATTGGTGGGGACTTGATTTTATATGAAAAACCAAAACCTAATTGTATTGATATATTTTTTGGCGATATCTCTGGTCACGGAATTTCATCGGCATTGGTTTCAGGGATTGCTGCGGTTTCATTTAAAAAACATTCATATTTAGAATCTTCTCCGGCTGCCATTTTGGAAGCTATGCATTTGGAATTAAAAACCATTATCTTCAAACACCATATTTCTGCTTGTGTGATGAGGATATTTCCTTTGGAACGTAGGATTGAATTTAGTTTTGCAGGCCACCCTCCCGTTGTGTTTTGGAATGAGAATGAACGGGTCATGAAATTTGTAAAAGATGAGATGTATCCGATTTTACTTCTTGAAGATTGGAAAGGAAAGAATATAGAAAAGACCTTTGCGCCTGGAGATCGTTTGTTATTATATTCCGATGGAATTTATGAATTGGAAGAAGAGGCTGGGGGTTACATTGGCCTCGATGTATTTTTACAAGAACTATCGGAAATGATTTCCGTTTCCGATGACACGGATAGTCTCGTCAAAAAGATGATCGCCAATTGTCTCGTCGAAAAAGATAGAATCATCCACGATGATATTGCAGTTTTGTTTTTAGAATTTTAA
- the plsY gene encoding glycerol-3-phosphate 1-O-acyltransferase PlsY, which produces MILAAVLFSYLFGGIPVGYILAKQVRGIDVREYGSRNIGATNVGRVIGWKYGFLALLLDALKGAIPVISASYIDSPYTLTTTEILLGSVAILGHTFTPFLQFKGGKGVATALGVYMTLVPIVTVCAIVIFFIVYKISGFVSLGSILATLSMPLWYFGSSKVLPSTEYQPVIFFVLVATFFLITYSHRENIKRLVSGKELRASEDAK; this is translated from the coding sequence ATGATTCTTGCCGCAGTCCTATTCAGCTACCTTTTTGGTGGCATTCCGGTGGGGTATATCCTTGCCAAACAAGTGCGTGGGATTGATGTCCGCGAATACGGTAGCCGTAATATCGGTGCCACAAACGTGGGCCGTGTGATTGGTTGGAAATATGGATTTTTAGCCCTTCTCCTTGATGCACTAAAAGGTGCTATCCCTGTGATCTCTGCCTCCTACATTGATTCTCCTTATACACTTACCACAACAGAAATTTTGCTTGGTTCGGTTGCCATCCTTGGGCATACCTTTACACCGTTTCTCCAATTCAAAGGGGGGAAGGGTGTGGCGACTGCTCTCGGAGTATACATGACCCTTGTGCCAATTGTGACTGTTTGTGCCATTGTGATCTTTTTTATCGTGTATAAGATTTCTGGATTTGTTTCCCTTGGGTCCATCCTTGCGACTTTATCTATGCCACTATGGTACTTTGGATCTTCGAAAGTTTTACCAAGTACTGAATACCAACCTGTCATCTTTTTTGTGTTAGTTGCTACTTTTTTTCTCATCACCTATTCGCATAGGGAGAACATCAAACGTCTCGTTTCAGGAAAAGAACTAAGAGCTTCTGAAGATGCAAAATGA
- a CDS encoding Cys-rich protein, whose product MKKTNRFFSMLVLVLFTGSIQAADFPKCKEACDKFYNCSVQVNPNATEEQKSTLRRGCEFNCNRPKYYNKIASCLTAGDTCKAFSSCIMKEMQANK is encoded by the coding sequence ATGAAAAAAACAAACCGTTTCTTTTCAATGTTGGTTCTAGTGTTATTTACTGGATCCATCCAAGCAGCCGATTTTCCAAAGTGTAAAGAAGCTTGTGATAAGTTTTACAATTGTTCGGTCCAAGTGAATCCGAATGCAACAGAAGAACAAAAATCAACACTCCGTAGAGGTTGTGAGTTTAATTGTAATCGTCCCAAATACTACAACAAAATTGCAAGTTGCCTTACCGCTGGGGATACATGCAAAGCTTTCTCTAGCTGCATCATGAAAGAGATGCAAGCAAATAAATAA
- the glnA gene encoding type I glutamate--ammonia ligase, with amino-acid sequence MQFATPKFTSGKEVVEYAKKNGVLFYDFRFTDIKGMWHHVSYYVNSVNEDTFKGIPFDGSSIARWQPINASDMQLHPEISTAFLDPFTADKTLVMFCDVWDIYKNQYYEKCPRSIAKKALEFMNKSGIADTAYFGPENEFFVFDSLKVRDEINCQYYELDSNEGIWNTHSEIPGTNNTGKINFNSGHRPGTKGGYFPVAPIDSQVDLRAEFVKTLESIGMETFVVHHEVAQAQGEIGVKFGTLIEAADNVQKLKYIVKMVAHKHGKTATFMPKPLFGDNGNGMHVHISLWKGGKNLFAGDKYQGLSDFAFNYVGGVLKYARACAAFTNASTNSYKRLIPGFEAPSILAYSAQNRSASCRIPFVNGEKAKRVEFRFPDSTANPYLAFASLLMAGLAGVTEKIDPGPAREEDLFELSLDEIREKGIRQMPHTLREAMEEMLAQRAIFKQGDVFSENFLQTYQHYKFETEIWPWEGRPHPYEFLTTYSC; translated from the coding sequence ATGCAGTTCGCAACCCCAAAATTTACTTCCGGAAAGGAAGTGGTTGAGTATGCCAAAAAAAATGGAGTCCTTTTCTATGACTTCCGATTTACGGATATCAAAGGAATGTGGCACCACGTATCGTATTATGTGAATTCCGTAAATGAAGATACATTCAAAGGAATTCCTTTTGATGGATCTTCGATTGCTCGTTGGCAGCCAATCAATGCTTCCGATATGCAATTACATCCAGAAATTTCTACGGCGTTTTTAGATCCGTTCACTGCAGACAAAACACTCGTTATGTTTTGTGATGTTTGGGACATCTATAAAAACCAATACTATGAAAAATGCCCTAGATCCATTGCAAAAAAAGCATTAGAATTCATGAACAAGTCAGGCATTGCAGATACTGCATACTTTGGTCCTGAAAATGAATTTTTCGTTTTTGATAGTTTAAAAGTACGCGATGAAATCAATTGCCAATACTATGAATTGGATTCAAACGAAGGGATCTGGAATACTCACTCCGAAATTCCAGGAACAAATAACACTGGAAAAATCAACTTTAACTCAGGACACCGACCTGGAACAAAGGGTGGTTACTTTCCTGTAGCTCCAATTGACTCCCAAGTTGACCTTCGCGCAGAGTTTGTGAAAACTCTCGAATCCATCGGAATGGAAACATTTGTTGTCCACCACGAAGTTGCCCAAGCACAAGGTGAGATCGGCGTTAAATTTGGAACACTCATTGAAGCGGCTGACAATGTTCAAAAATTAAAATACATCGTGAAGATGGTTGCCCACAAACACGGAAAAACTGCTACTTTTATGCCAAAACCACTTTTTGGTGATAATGGTAACGGTATGCACGTTCATATCTCTCTTTGGAAAGGTGGAAAAAACCTTTTTGCTGGAGACAAATACCAAGGATTGTCTGACTTTGCTTTCAATTATGTAGGTGGAGTATTAAAATATGCAAGAGCTTGTGCTGCGTTTACAAATGCATCGACTAACTCTTACAAACGACTTATCCCAGGATTTGAAGCTCCTTCAATTTTAGCTTATTCTGCACAAAACCGTTCTGCATCTTGCCGTATTCCTTTCGTAAATGGTGAAAAAGCAAAACGTGTAGAATTTAGATTTCCTGATTCAACAGCTAACCCTTATTTGGCGTTCGCTTCTCTACTGATGGCTGGTTTGGCTGGAGTTACAGAAAAAATCGATCCAGGTCCTGCTCGTGAAGAAGATCTATTTGAGCTTTCTCTTGATGAAATCCGTGAAAAAGGAATTCGTCAAATGCCTCACACACTCCGTGAAGCAATGGAAGAGATGCTTGCTCAAAGAGCAATCTTCAAACAAGGAGATGTTTTCTCTGAAAACTTTTTGCAAACTTACCAACACTATAAGTTTGAAACAGAAATTTGGCCATGGGAAGGTCGCCCTCACCCATACGAATTCCTCACTACTTACTCTTGCTAA